The Parabacteroides sp. AD58 genome includes a window with the following:
- a CDS encoding rhomboid family intramembrane serine protease, protein MDSFLSNIRNRFREGDILLRIIYVNIALFLLIRLADIFLLLFNLDGTYYLRYLEFPSSFQEFLYQPWTILTYMFTHYEVLHILFNLLWLYWFGRMFLNHFDQRKLLGVYLSGGIFGAILFMIAYNIFPYYADAASSSYLLGASASVMAIVFGVSFYAREEEVMLFLIGRIKIYYLAILTLLLDLLSITSGNAGGHLAHIGGALFGILFASRMRAGKDITRPLNRLIDKLANLFSRKPRMKVTYKRAETDYEYNARKQREAADLDAILDKLKRSGYQSLTSDEKKQLFDASKK, encoded by the coding sequence ATGGACAGTTTTTTATCTAATATACGAAATCGGTTCCGGGAAGGAGATATCTTGCTCCGCATCATCTATGTGAATATTGCCCTCTTTTTATTGATACGTCTGGCAGATATCTTCTTGTTGCTGTTCAACCTCGACGGAACTTATTACCTGCGGTATCTGGAATTCCCTTCTTCCTTTCAGGAATTCTTATACCAGCCCTGGACGATACTGACGTATATGTTTACCCATTATGAGGTGCTGCATATTCTGTTTAACCTGTTGTGGCTGTACTGGTTCGGGCGTATGTTCCTGAATCACTTTGACCAGCGCAAACTGTTGGGTGTGTATTTGTCGGGAGGAATCTTTGGTGCCATCCTCTTTATGATAGCTTATAACATCTTCCCTTATTATGCCGATGCGGCTTCCAGCAGTTATCTTTTAGGTGCTTCAGCCTCGGTGATGGCCATTGTTTTCGGGGTCTCATTTTATGCCCGCGAAGAAGAAGTCATGCTTTTCCTGATTGGTCGGATTAAAATCTATTATCTGGCGATCCTGACCTTGCTGCTTGATTTGCTGTCGATAACGTCGGGAAACGCCGGAGGTCATTTAGCCCATATCGGAGGTGCCTTGTTCGGGATTCTGTTTGCTTCGCGGATGCGTGCCGGAAAAGACATAACCCGTCCGCTAAACCGGCTGATTGATAAATTGGCCAATCTTTTTTCCCGCAAACCTCGTATGAAGGTCACCTATAAAAGGGCCGAGACGGATTATGAATACAATGCGCGTAAACAACGGGAAGCGGCCGATTTGGATGCCATTTTAGATAAGCTGAAGCGATCGGGCTATCAAAGTCTTACTTCCGACGAGAAGAAACAATTGTTTGATGCCAGTAAAAAGTAA